The Geitlerinema sp. PCC 9228 genomic sequence AAGCCATGGGCATGGCAGCCGCCCACAACATTGCCATCAAACTGGGCGTCAGCAAAGCCAAACCTGTGCAACCCACCCTAGAAGCCATTTGCATTGCCGACTTTGGTGATACCGGCATTGTGTTCGTCGCCGACCCAGTACTGCCCGATCCTAAAACGGGCACACGCCGGCGCGCCATTACCAAACGCGGCAAATGGGTCAGCTGGTCGAAAACCGCCTTTGAAACCTTCTTCCTCAGCAAGATGCGGTTCGGTTTGGCCGTACCCTGGTTCGAGCGTTGGGGCTTGCGGTTTATGGGCTTGTCGCTGGTAGAACCTTTAGACACCACTCGGGAAACCGGCAACCAGGCATTCGCCTCAAAAAGCTAAAATCAAGATTTTTTGAATTTGGGATAGAGGCTAGGGACTAGGGAATAGAGATGGAAATGGCAGATACCGAGTTGGCTCGGCTGTCCGTCTCTACTCTCTATTGCCTATTCTCTACTCCCAACCAATCAAGTTACCTCTACAGGTGAATGCGTATGGATCTTGCTCTTGAACCCCACGAACTGGAAAATTTGGCCAATCGGTTCAAAATCTTGAGCGAACCGAGTCGCCTCCAAATCCTGTCTGCTATTTGCAACGGCGAATGTAAAGTACAAGAAATTTGCGATCGCACTGGCTTATCCCAAGCCAACGTATCCAAACACTTACATTTGCTCAAAAATGCCGGTGTGGTGGCTTGTCGCCGCGTGGGGGTATGCCGGTACTACCGAGTGATCGACCCGGATTTGCTCACTTTATGCATGAGAGCCCGCCAAAAGTCACAACCTTCCTAGCCTTCTTAAATTAAGCGGCTGCCAGCTCCCATTCGCGCTGGAAAACCAAACGAATGGAGAAGGGACAGGAGTTGGGGAATTCCCACATCCTGTGCCACCAAAGGACAAATGACCAACAATCTTCACAAATTCTAAATATCCGAATCGCAGTTCGTAGCTACCACGTATCGTAGCGGCGCTGACATAAAGAGGAAGTAATCATGAGTAGTTCTTTACTACACCCATTTAACGGACAGAATATCTGGCGGCAAAGCCCCAAAATCGGGGCAGTCACGCTAATGACCTTGCTCGCTGTAGGCGGCGGTTGGTGGTGGTTTGCTAGCAGCCTACGTACGCCAGCCAACTCCAACCAAGTCGTTGCCCAAGAAGAACCAGAAACTATCTCCGTGGAAACCGGGGAAGTTACCGTCGATAAAACGGTGCAACAGCGCGTTCTCACCGGAAGCGTAGAAGCGGTGGATAGCGTGACACTCAGCAGTCGCGTTACCGGTAGGATCGAACAGCTCAATGTCGATGAGGGGGATTTGGTGAACGCCGGTGATTTGATTGCTAATGTTGATGTCGAGAGCATTCAAGCAAGGCAAAATCAGGCTCAGGCTGGTATCTCTCAAGCCCAATCAGCGGTTTCTATGGCACAGTTTACCAAACTAACCGCCCAATCCCAGAAAAACGAAGCCCAAGCGAAACTGGAAGAGTCTAGAGCCAAACTGCAAGAGGCACAAGCAGATTTGGAAGATGCCAAACTCGACCAGCGACGGATGCAAAATTTGGCCAGCCAGGGGGTGGTTAGTCAAGACCGCCTGGATAATGCCAATACCCGCGTCGAGATGACCCAAGCGCGGATCGAACAAATTAAGGCTAATATGGAGCAAGCGAAATCTGCCATTGACCAGGCAGATGCTCAAATGCAACAAGCCCAAGCTCAGGTCGAACAAGCTCAAGCTCAGGTACAAGCAGCCCGAGCTGAGGTGGAACGAACCCAAGCCGATTTGGATTACGGTCGCGTGGTGGCTCCTTTTGATGGTGTGATTACCAAAAAACACGCTGCTGTTGGTTCTATGGTGGGCGAGTTTTTAGCACAGCCCATTGTTACCATTGAAAGGAGCGATCGCTTGTGGTTTACCGTGCAAGTTCCCGAATCTCTCATCGATAGCATTCGGGTTGGTCAAAATATCGACGTACAAATTGATGCCATTAACGATACGGTGGCTGGTACGGTAGACCAGATCGTTTCTTCCGCCGACCCCAACTCTCGCAGTTTCCAGGCGAAAATTACCATCGAACCCACACAAAATGTGATTCCGGGTATGTTCGGTCGCATCCGGCTACAAAAATCGGGAGATATTGAGACTTTGGTGGTTCCCCAAGCGGCGGTTGTAGAACGTTTGGGCATTACTGGGGTATACCAGGTAGTGGATGGAAAAGCACAGTTCACTAAAATTACTCCTGGGGCTGAAGAAGAAGGAAAAGTGGAAGTATTCTCCGGTCTGGAAAAAGGCGATCGCGTGGTTCTCAATCCGCCAGAAAAAATCAAAGACGGTATGCTAGTCAGATAGATGATGCAACCGAACCTGGTGGGTGGGTTTTCTACCTATACAAGTTTATGTTTATTGAGTAATGTAGTCTACGACCAACCCAGTGCCGCCTAGTACTACCAACGAGGTGACTATGTTTGCATCTTTTATCCGCCTGCTGTTCGTACTATCCGCCGCCTTTTTCCTGTGGTTGGGTTCGCCTGCTGCGATACAAGCCCAAACCCAAACCCCTCCCAATCCCGAAGAAATTGGCAATATTGCCCGGGAAATAGAAGCTCTCGACCAAATGCGCTCTCAGTTGGCTTCTACTATTGAAGATATGGAAGGTAAGCCCACCATGCAGACCATGAAAGAAGTCTGCGCGCCGGTGGGCAAACGTGCCAAGCAACTGAGCCAAGAAAATATCTGGAATGTCAAGCAAGTTGCGGATAAATACCGCAATCCCAACCACGCTCCGGCTACCCCAGAAGCGCAAGAGGCGCTCGATGCTTTTCGCCAGAACCCGAACTTAATTTCTTACTGGCAAAAAGAAGAGCTGCATGGAGAACCCGGTTTGCGCTACTATCGTCGCATTAATGTCGAACCGGCTTGTTTGGCTTGCCACGGCGATGCTGAATCTCGTCCCGATTTCGTGAAAAAAGGATATCCTGAAGATTTAGCCTTCAATTTTGAAGTAGGCGATTTGCGCGGTATGTATGCAGTGTTCTTGCCTGAAGACGTACAAGCAGGATTGCAAGAGGCTGTGAAGTAATATCTACAAGCAACTAACTCTATCAATCAATAGAGAAATTTAGAGTTTGCTGGGTGGGCAGTCGAGGTGCCCGCCCCTTTTGATCCCCTAGGGGGAAAAGGGAAAAACACGAGAAGTTTTCGCCTTAGCCTGGGGGCTTTATCGGGTTTTTGCAGTACGGATTTGGCATTAATTATTCAGTTGAATTATTCAGTACCAAAAAAAATTTACCGCCCTATAGACAAAAAAGTTGGGATGAGGTATAATAGGTAATACATAGGGCGAGGGGACTCGCTGTAAAGAAGGGGGAGTTGAATGGGACACTCTAACCCAAACATCTAACCTGCTCGAAAATATTTTTATTATTTTTGCCCTGCCTAGATGTTTGAGCAAAGGAACCTCAACCAGAACCTTCCCCTCCGCTAGGGGGTTTGAAAAATTTTCCTTTTTGATGAGAAAAAAAGAAATGAGGGAAAATTGGCTTCCTAGCTAAGCCAGAATTGTTATGTTTAAATCATACCAAGCTCGTCCCGTTTTGTCAAGTTTTTCCTGTCCCATCCGGCGAGGGGATAAGGAAGTAGCGCGTCGAAAACCTTCTCAACGGAAAAAGCCTCCTCCAGCCAGAACCAGATTCTTCTGGTAGGGATCTGCTTGTACGGAAAATAGCGATCGCTGCCACAGCCAAGTAGACAAATCAATTAGAATGCCCTATAATAGATGGTACATAGGGCGAGGGCACTCGCTGTAAAAAAGGGGGAGTTGAATGGGACACTCCAACCCAAACATCTAACCTGCTCGAAAATATTTTTATTATTTTTGCCCTGCCTAGATGTTTGAGCGAAACGTCTGCAAAAAACTGCTGTTTCCCCGAACGGGCAGGGAGGAAAAAATTTTCCTTTGCACCAAGGTTCTATAAAATTGCCTATATACCATTTACTATACCACAATAAACAACTTTTATCAAGAGTTCTAGCAACTGTCAGCCCCAGATTTGGTGCCAGATATGGAAACCAGACAACGATATTGCCGTAAATATACGGATGCTAGGGGACAAAAGCAGCAACCATAATGAATAACAATTGAAGTGTCAGAATAGTTGGGAAAAGAATCAACTAGGAGGGGATGGTTATTGGCAATGGTGGGAAACGAACAAAAGCGGCGAAAAATTGTCGCACCCATTCTCCACCGCCAGACATTCTACCTTCTACCTGTCAGGCATATCCCCAACTCTGGTTGAGGAAACAATTCAAACGTAGCTATGGTCGAACCATCATCCCAGCAAGAGCAAGCAAGATGGCGGCAGTTCCTAGCTGCCAGTCCTGCTGTTATTTATAGCATGGATACCAATCCACCGCATGGGCTGAACTTTGTCAGCGAAAATATCGCTTCTAAATTAGGATATAACGTAGAAGAATGCCTGCAAGACCCCCATTTCTGGTATCAAAGTATCCACCCAGAAGATTTTCCCCAAGTGGTTGGTAGCTGGAATGGGGAAATACCACCGCAAACGCCTATCAAAGCCAAAAGCGGAACGCAGGCATATCGCTTGCGCCGGCGCGACGGTTCTTATTGTTGGATTCGCGATGAATGGCAGACGATAGAAAACGAAACTGGCACTCCCTCGGAAATTATTGGTTCTTGGCTGCCACTGGAATGCTCTTGGGAAATGCCAGAAACCTGTCAGGATTGTTCCAAGTTTCCCACCGCAGGCAAATTTTTCCAACTTTCCTTGGATTTATTTTGCGTTTTAAATTTCCAAGGGGTGTTTTTGCAAGTCAACCCAGCGGTAACGAGAATCCTGGGATATCAGCCGGAAGAATTTTGCCAGAAAGCACTACCAGAGTTGGTTCATCCCGATGATTGGGAAGAAACCAACAACAAAGGTAAGGAACTGTTGGAAACGGAAAAGCTGACTACCTTTGAAAATCGCTACCGGCATGTTGATGGCAGTTACCGGTGGCTGTCTTGGAGTGCGATCGCGGTACCGGAAGAACAAGTTATCTACGCCATTGCAAGAGATATTACCAAAGATAAGGAAGTGGAACAAGCCAAAGACCGACTGGAAGCGTTGGTAGAAGCCACCACGGACTTTGTAGGGATTTCCGATCCTGCCGGACATCCCTATTATATCAATACAGCGGGACGGCGCATGTTGGGATTGTCACCAGAAGAAGATATCACCCAACAGCATATCAGCGACTACTACGCACCCCAAGTACGGCAAACAGCGTTTGAAAGTGCCATTCCCATTGCCGAACAGCAGCAAGTCTGGCATGGGGAAAGTGAATTTGTCGATCGCTACGGCAATATTATTCCGGTATCGCAAGTAATTACCGCCCACAAAGACCGGCAAGGGAATATTGAATTTTATGCTACCATAGCGCGGGATATTCGCGATCGCAAAACCATTGAAAATTCCCTGCGGTGGCAAGAAGAACAGTTGCGTAAAAAAGCACAAAAAGAAGCACTTTTAAATCGCATCACCAATCAAATCCGCCAATCCCTTGACTTAGATACGGTTTTAGAAACTGCCGTTCGCTCCGTTCGCCATCTCTTGCAAGTCGATCGCTGCGGTTTTCTTTGGTACGAACCGGGAAATGGCGAGAATTTGCCAGTTTGGAACTGTGTCAAAGAAGCGAAATCTCCAGAAAAGGGCAGTAATCTGGGCATCTACCCGGCTAGTGGGGATAATTTTCTGACTCAAAAATGCCTTCATTTGGAAGTGGTGCAAGTAGACGATACCAACCAACTGGAAGCCGAACTGACGCTATCAGCGCAAAAAATGCTGAAACGCTGGCACATGCGAGCGTTTCTTGCCGTACCCACCATCACCCAGCAAGGGGAAATTGGTATTATTGGGTGCATTCAGGAAGACAAACCGCGAAGTTGGCAAGTTTGGGAAACAGAAATTTTGCTATCGGTGTGCGATTGTTTGAACATTGCGATTTCCCAAGCCACCCTTTACCAAAAAAGCCAAGAATCGGCCAAAGTTGCTTCCCAACACGCCTTGCAACTGGAACATACCCTCAACGAACTGCAACGTACCCAAACCCAACTAATCCACAACGAAAAAATGGCTGGTTTGGGACAGCTTGTGGCGGGAATTGCTCACGAAATCAACAATCCCGTTAATTTTATCTACGGCAACATTACGCATGCTCAGGAATATACCAGCGAACTGATTAATTGGTTGCAGCACTACCAAAAGCTTGACTGGGAAAATGCCCTACCCGAGGGAGACTTGGCTGGAAGCGATTTGAATTTTATTATCGATGATTTTCCCAAATTGATTCACTCTATGCAAGTGGGGGCAGAACGAATTCGGGATATTGTGCGATCGCTGCGTACTTTTTCGCGCCTCGACGAAGCCTACTGGAAAGAAGTAGACTTGCACGAAGGGTTGGAAAGTACCCTCACCATTTTACACCACCGCCTCACGGAAAAATGCGATCGCCCGGAAATTGAGATCGTACGCAACTATGGAGATTTGCCTGCCATCGGCTGCTATGCCAACCAACTCAACCAAGTATTTGTCAACCTACTCACCAACAGCATCGATGCTTTGGAAACTGCCTACCAGAAAAACCAAAAAGATAGCTTGCAAATCGATATTATTACCCGTTTAGCTGACGATTGGGTGGAAATCGAACTGGCAGATAACGGCATGGGAATGACAGAAGCAGTACAAAAACACCTATTCGATCCCTTTTTCACCACCAAACCAGTGGGGAAAGGAACGGGATTGGGATTGTCGATTGCCTATCAAATTATCACCGAACTGCACCAAGGAGAATTACAATATTCTTCATCTGTAGGAGAGGGCACCACATTTACCATTCGGATTCCCCTTCAGCAACAGCCCCACCATAACCCAAACAACAACGAATCTTCCCCATCATGACTACTGGTATTTGGATATTGGGTGACCAACTGCATCCCCAACAAACCGCACTCGCTACTCACTGGCACAACCGCCATCGGGTATCAGTTATTTTTATCGAATCTTTAGAGTACGCACAACAGCGTCCCTATCACCAGCAAAAGCTAATTTTCATTTGGTCGGCTATGCGGCATTTTGCTGCCGAACTCCGCCAGCAAGGTTGGTCGGTCAGTTATTTTCCAGCAGCTGCTTGTTTTTTCGACCCTCTATCTCATTGGATTGAGGAAAATCAAATTAGCGAAATCTGGATGATGGCCCCTAGCGATCGCTCTTTTGCAGAAGCAATTTACCAATTTCCCCTTCCTTGTAAAATTATATTTACCGAAAATAATAACTTTTTATGGAGTCGCGAAGAATTTACCCAATGGCAAAAAGGGGGTAAACGTTGGCTCATGGAAGATTTTTACCGTCAAGGTAGGCGTAAATTCCAGATTTTAATGGCAAGCGATCGCCCAGTTGGCGGAACTTGGAACTTAGACAAAGAAAACCGTCGCCCTCCCAAAAAAGGAGAATCTTTACAAACACCGACTCCTTTAAGATTTATCCCTGACGAAATCACCCAATCGGTTATCGAACAAGTGAAGCACTTGCCTTTTCCCACCTACGGTTGGGCGGAACCGTTTGGCTGGGGGGTAACCAGAGAACAGGCATTGCAGGTACGCGATCGCTTTGTACGGGAAATTTTACCAACATTTGGTCCTTACCAGGATGCCATGGTAACGGGGGAACCGACAATGTGGCATTCTTTGCTTTCAGTTTATTTAAATATTGGCTTGCTGCAGCCGCTGGAAGTGATTCGTGCTGCCGAAGAAGCTTACTACGAGCGAGATTTGCCTTTAAACAGCGTTGAGGGATTTATCCGACAAATTTTGGGCTGGCGGGAATACATGCAAGGAATTTATCAAACGTGGAATAGAGATTTTGCGACCATGAATTGGTTTCAACATACGCATCCTTTGCCGGATTTTTTCTGGGACAGCCAAAAAACGGAAATGAATTGTTTGCGAGAGGTTCTGCAACAGGTAGAGAAAACGGGATACGCCCATCACATCCAGCGATTGATGGTTTTGGCTAATTTTGCCCTGATTGCTGGATGCTCTCCTCAGGAGGTCAAAAATTGGTTTCACGCTGCTTTTATCGATGCCTACGATTGGGTAATGCAGACCAACGTGATGGGGATGGGGTTGTTTGCTGATGGCGGCGCGATCGCATCCAAACCCTATGCCGCCTCGGCCAATTATATAAATAAAATGAGCGATTATTGTCGGGGGTGCCAGTACAATCCGAAAAAGCGCATCGGTGAAGATGCTTGCCCTTTCAACTACCTATATTGGAACTTTTTGGAACGCCACCAAGAAAAATTGCGATCGCTGCATCGCATGGGAATGGTTCTCAAAAATCTCCACCGCATGTCCGAGTCGGA encodes the following:
- a CDS encoding efflux RND transporter periplasmic adaptor subunit, giving the protein MSSSLLHPFNGQNIWRQSPKIGAVTLMTLLAVGGGWWWFASSLRTPANSNQVVAQEEPETISVETGEVTVDKTVQQRVLTGSVEAVDSVTLSSRVTGRIEQLNVDEGDLVNAGDLIANVDVESIQARQNQAQAGISQAQSAVSMAQFTKLTAQSQKNEAQAKLEESRAKLQEAQADLEDAKLDQRRMQNLASQGVVSQDRLDNANTRVEMTQARIEQIKANMEQAKSAIDQADAQMQQAQAQVEQAQAQVQAARAEVERTQADLDYGRVVAPFDGVITKKHAAVGSMVGEFLAQPIVTIERSDRLWFTVQVPESLIDSIRVGQNIDVQIDAINDTVAGTVDQIVSSADPNSRSFQAKITIEPTQNVIPGMFGRIRLQKSGDIETLVVPQAAVVERLGITGVYQVVDGKAQFTKITPGAEEEGKVEVFSGLEKGDRVVLNPPEKIKDGMLVR
- a CDS encoding DUF3365 domain-containing protein translates to MFASFIRLLFVLSAAFFLWLGSPAAIQAQTQTPPNPEEIGNIAREIEALDQMRSQLASTIEDMEGKPTMQTMKEVCAPVGKRAKQLSQENIWNVKQVADKYRNPNHAPATPEAQEALDAFRQNPNLISYWQKEELHGEPGLRYYRRINVEPACLACHGDAESRPDFVKKGYPEDLAFNFEVGDLRGMYAVFLPEDVQAGLQEAVK
- a CDS encoding metalloregulator ArsR/SmtB family transcription factor — translated: MDLALEPHELENLANRFKILSEPSRLQILSAICNGECKVQEICDRTGLSQANVSKHLHLLKNAGVVACRRVGVCRYYRVIDPDLLTLCMRARQKSQPS
- a CDS encoding PAS domain-containing protein yields the protein MVEPSSQQEQARWRQFLAASPAVIYSMDTNPPHGLNFVSENIASKLGYNVEECLQDPHFWYQSIHPEDFPQVVGSWNGEIPPQTPIKAKSGTQAYRLRRRDGSYCWIRDEWQTIENETGTPSEIIGSWLPLECSWEMPETCQDCSKFPTAGKFFQLSLDLFCVLNFQGVFLQVNPAVTRILGYQPEEFCQKALPELVHPDDWEETNNKGKELLETEKLTTFENRYRHVDGSYRWLSWSAIAVPEEQVIYAIARDITKDKEVEQAKDRLEALVEATTDFVGISDPAGHPYYINTAGRRMLGLSPEEDITQQHISDYYAPQVRQTAFESAIPIAEQQQVWHGESEFVDRYGNIIPVSQVITAHKDRQGNIEFYATIARDIRDRKTIENSLRWQEEQLRKKAQKEALLNRITNQIRQSLDLDTVLETAVRSVRHLLQVDRCGFLWYEPGNGENLPVWNCVKEAKSPEKGSNLGIYPASGDNFLTQKCLHLEVVQVDDTNQLEAELTLSAQKMLKRWHMRAFLAVPTITQQGEIGIIGCIQEDKPRSWQVWETEILLSVCDCLNIAISQATLYQKSQESAKVASQHALQLEHTLNELQRTQTQLIHNEKMAGLGQLVAGIAHEINNPVNFIYGNITHAQEYTSELINWLQHYQKLDWENALPEGDLAGSDLNFIIDDFPKLIHSMQVGAERIRDIVRSLRTFSRLDEAYWKEVDLHEGLESTLTILHHRLTEKCDRPEIEIVRNYGDLPAIGCYANQLNQVFVNLLTNSIDALETAYQKNQKDSLQIDIITRLADDWVEIELADNGMGMTEAVQKHLFDPFFTTKPVGKGTGLGLSIAYQIITELHQGELQYSSSVGEGTTFTIRIPLQQQPHHNPNNNESSPS
- a CDS encoding cryptochrome/photolyase family protein: MTTGIWILGDQLHPQQTALATHWHNRHRVSVIFIESLEYAQQRPYHQQKLIFIWSAMRHFAAELRQQGWSVSYFPAAACFFDPLSHWIEENQISEIWMMAPSDRSFAEAIYQFPLPCKIIFTENNNFLWSREEFTQWQKGGKRWLMEDFYRQGRRKFQILMASDRPVGGTWNLDKENRRPPKKGESLQTPTPLRFIPDEITQSVIEQVKHLPFPTYGWAEPFGWGVTREQALQVRDRFVREILPTFGPYQDAMVTGEPTMWHSLLSVYLNIGLLQPLEVIRAAEEAYYERDLPLNSVEGFIRQILGWREYMQGIYQTWNRDFATMNWFQHTHPLPDFFWDSQKTEMNCLREVLQQVEKTGYAHHIQRLMVLANFALIAGCSPQEVKNWFHAAFIDAYDWVMQTNVMGMGLFADGGAIASKPYAASANYINKMSDYCRGCQYNPKKRIGEDACPFNYLYWNFLERHQEKLRSLHRMGMVLKNLHRMSESERVAIRQQAAEFLS